Within the Takifugu rubripes chromosome 8, fTakRub1.2, whole genome shotgun sequence genome, the region GGGTGATGCCAGGAGGAATGGCCGGATAGGACACCACCTGCTCGATACCTGCTGCTTTCAGGATGTACGGAGCGTCCTGTTCCAGAGTCTCGTGGTGACCTATCACGCTGTAGTGTATCTCACACGGCGCGCACAGTTCTGCGTACGTCACCCAATGGATGATGTGCTCCCCGAACTGCCGGTCAACTCTGCGACGGCCGTCCACGTCGCCCAGGTAACGGACAAAGTCCTCAAAGTGAAGGCCGGAAGCGGTTGTGTCACTGTAGCGGTGGCTCTTGCGGTACTTGCGGATGATGGCGGGAGCGATGTCGTGCTTGTACCACGGCTCGAAGCGAGGGTTTTTCACAAACTTGTCCTTGAATGCGGAAATCAGGCGCTCAAAAGGGTCTCTGACGATGAGGAACTTAAAATAAGTGCTCAATCTGttgagacaaaaacaaaataaggtGAAAAGTCATGCCTAAAGGGCAGGATCGTTTGTCGACCAACCTGTGGGTGATTTCCCGGGGTGGCAGCGATGAGAGGCGAGGCAGGCCGTTCTTCTCATGGTCGTGCACCAGGTTTTCTGGGATCTCTTCTACACTGGAGAACGCACCTGTCAGCATGaacattattcatttaaattaaGACAGCATACTCAATAGTTTTAGAGATATTAAACTGTAGTTAAAAACTATGTGTATGTTGCATTGAAGCTCTATAAATCAATGTGTTTGGAACATATTTGCTGATGAGATATATCATAGGAGGAGGATTTCTTTTATGTTTAGATGACATAGGCCCGTCACAGCACTATAGGTCAAGCCAACAGCAAATCCTGGGCTTTAAGATGGACggtgattttaaaataaatccccaAATTGGGGTAGTAGTATGACAATTGGCGAAGGTGAACTCCATCTCTGAAGGCCTCTCTCCACTGGCTGCCGGAGCATTGTAGAGTTTGTTTTAAGACTATTTCTTTTGAAATGCTTCAATGGTTTTGATCCGCCCTGATCTGCTGCACCTGTACTCTCCTGCCCGGTCCCTCAGGACAGTTGGTCCTGAAGGTACCAAATCTAAGCCATAGCTCAGAGGGGGCAGAACCTTCTCAAATTCTAATAACTATGGAACAATCTGCCATTACATGTtagacacatttttaaattccatttaaaaaaaaaaaaaaatttcaccACGGATTGTAACGTGGTACGAGTCTTTTATCCTACttttatatttattcatttatatgtGACGTACATAACTGTGGATGTTTTAAAAGCGTGTTATAGTTGATATTGACTGTGGACATAATTATCCCCCACTGACTTACCGTTGAGCACAATCAGGACCTTCTTCCACTGCGTGTTGCCCACTTTAGGGGTCTGGCAGAACAAGATCTTGTGTTTGTCACAGACAAAGATGCGGTCCAGGACAAACTTACTGATGGAGATGTGCGTCAGATTCCCAAGGGTACTGTTTTTACATGCCGTAGAGAGCAAGTTAATCCTCTCCTCTGCAACCGAATGCCAGTCTAAATCCGGGGGTATCGTTGGAAGCTGTAAGAAAAACATCTCTTATCATGACAGTGTATCTAGACACGCTAGAACATGACGTTGAAGAAAAATTGAGCCTCTTACCTGATCAGATGGGCCTGGACCTAATTTCAAATGTTTGGGGCTTGAAACAGGTGCGGATTTAGCCCCGTTTGGGCCTGGCACGGTCCAACTATGGGCACCAAGCTTATCTCCATAATCTTAAAACACACGTTTGAGGGAGTCACACACGTAGCAGTATAATCTAGTCAAGATTTCTGAACCGACAACCTACCATCTATAGCTCTGAAGCTGATGAACTTGCTGGCGAACATCAGGATGAGCAACACCCAGCCACAAGCCCCGAGGAGCAGCCAGTGGTGCCGCATCGCTGTGCGCATCAGCCGGAGGCCATAGAAACTCCTGCCCGAGACACATGACCCCACTCCATTAGCTCGGGTTTGGAACAGAAGTACATACGTTCGCTTTCACACACCGGTCGCGTCGTCTGCACCACAATGACAAGACACGTAGGTTGTATGAAAACCAAAATACGCTGGAGGCTGAACACTTTCTACTCGATATCTGCGTCATGTTAGCGCGCATCACCTTAAGTCAAAGCTACAATAACTATGGTGAAACTAGCTGCTCGACTGGTTAGCAATTAGCCACTCTGCTAGCCAGACCTGCCCTCAGGAGAGAACACGAATCGGATAACCCAGGAAACCCACCAGTGTTTCAAGGTGACTCCAAAGGTCTAAGTAGACAGGGGGCCGACGTCGCTTGAGGTATCACATTCTCGATGTGCAGTCAGTTCAGTGCTGGACAAACTCTTGGAATGTTTGACGATGCCATCCCGTCGCTTTTCCTCACAACATCCGAGTGACGCCAGACCAGTAGCTCCCCCTAGCGACCGCATGGCATCAGCACAGGTCCATGACGGCGGTCCATATTCCGACCCaatttctgttcattttgacCCTGATCGCGCCGTGCTGGTGCCTATTCTAGCTGCGAGGAGCACAAATGCATCCTCTGGCTATCGGTTTATGATATCTAAAACCGACATTGTTCATTTTTTTAAGTAATATAATTAAACCGTTCCATTTATAAACACCCTTCTAAACACTCCTGGACACTTTATAGAGAATACAGAGGGTCAAAATGAACTGgacagcagaaaaataaaaacaacagcatagcataatattaaaaaatgtaattaaagagAGTTTTAAAACCCACCTTATAAAGAGGTGGGTTTTAAGATGTTCCCCATGGTGCTGAGGAGAGGGGCATGGGGAGGTGGCTagaggaagaggatgtgagTGGCCAGGATGGCCTTATTGATAGGATGCACAGGATTTTATATTGGTTCTGTAATTAGACAAGCAGAATTTTTACAAGTTGAAGCTTATGGGGGATTTTTGAGGGAGACCAAAGAGGAGGGAGTTAGTCAGTATGGCAGGTGACAAGGCTGTGGATGAGTATCGATGTGCTTTCAGAGAGGGAATGATTAATGTTGAATAGGTAGAAATATGCAGACCAGATTATGTTATTGACGTGAGATTTGAATGGTAGCGATTCATCGAGGATGAAACAGACTTAACCTGGGAGGAATGGAAGACGTAGGAGCTAACAACATTGAGTGAAAAACTGTTAACTTTGGATAATGTAGATTtggaaacaagaaaaaaaatcagctttcATACCATCAAGTTTTAGTAAGGCTGAAGTGAACTTATCAGATAAACAGTTGCAGAGGAGAGTGAAGTTTGGTTTGCAGTAAAAGTAGATCTGAGTCCCCCGCAAGGGAGGGATTGCACACCTGCATTAAGTTCATTAGTAATTTATAAGGATTTTTCAGTATGTTTTATATTCAGTTTACTTTCAAGTGATCATCCTTGAACAGTGTAATGATCTAGATTCAGATATTCACATTCAAAAGGGTGGAAATAAAAATTGTCTCAGTGCCAAAACCAGTTATTGGTGTACAATTACAAGAAAATTTGAGGACACGAGACAGGCTTACGTATAAGACAAAATGGAAGACATCCCTGAAAGTGATACatgcaaaaacagaaataaagagaCACAAGCCATAGTCTGTCCATCTGATTTATTCCACAGGCAGAGGGATAAATCTTTAGTTTTCATCAACATTGACCGTCTGGAGACCTGtttggaggagggaaaaaaagaattggtttaaagaaacaaatgaagatTTGAATGCAGAATGCCACCAGCAATACATTTACCTTTGCATGTGGTGACAGGAACGTATGTGACCAGAGTGTACAGTTTGTTAGGGGAGTCCTCATCCTCGTTACGCTTCCTGGACAGACGGACGCGTATCCTGTACGGCACATTCCTGCCAAAACATTAAGATCCATTGGTctcttttccaaaaaaaaaaatctttgggttgttaaaacacacattttaataataAGTATCCATGTGGATGTGACACAGGCCTTCAAACTGACATCACAAAGTCTGAAACTCAACAGGGGTGTGAAGATCAACACTTTTATACTTAAGAC harbors:
- the chst10 gene encoding carbohydrate sulfotransferase 10 isoform X1, whose protein sequence is MRTAMRHHWLLLGACGWVLLILMFASKFISFRAIDDYGDKLGAHSWTVPGPNGAKSAPVSSPKHLKLGPGPSDQLPTIPPDLDWHSVAEERINLLSTACKNSTLGNLTHISISKFVLDRIFVCDKHKILFCQTPKVGNTQWKKVLIVLNGAFSSVEEIPENLVHDHEKNGLPRLSSLPPREITHRLSTYFKFLIVRDPFERLISAFKDKFVKNPRFEPWYKHDIAPAIIRKYRKSHRYSDTTASGLHFEDFVRYLGDVDGRRRVDRQFGEHIIHWVTYAELCAPCEIHYSVIGHHETLEQDAPYILKAAGIEQVVSYPAIPPGITRYNRTKVESYFSGISKRDIRRLYTRYQGDFYLFGYPSPDFLMN
- the chst10 gene encoding carbohydrate sulfotransferase 10 isoform X2, whose amino-acid sequence is MRTAMRHHWLLLGACGWVLLILMFASKFISFRAIDDYGDKLGAHSWTVPGPNGAKSAPVSSPKHLKLGPGPSDQLPTIPPDLDWHSVAEERINLLSTACKNSTLGNLTHISISAFSSVEEIPENLVHDHEKNGLPRLSSLPPREITHRLSTYFKFLIVRDPFERLISAFKDKFVKNPRFEPWYKHDIAPAIIRKYRKSHRYSDTTASGLHFEDFVRYLGDVDGRRRVDRQFGEHIIHWVTYAELCAPCEIHYSVIGHHETLEQDAPYILKAAGIEQVVSYPAIPPGITRYNRTKVESYFSGISKRDIRRLYTRYQGDFYLFGYPSPDFLMN